The nucleotide sequence GTCGACTTGCACGCGTCCAGCCTGGATCATCCCCTCCGCCGCGCCGCGCGAGCAGAAGCCGAATTTCGAAAGCACGCGAGACAGGGAAACGGGGGGAGGGCCCGAGCGAGTTTGGAGTTTTCCCCTCATCCGGTTCCGGAAGCTGGGTATCGAGACCGACATGGCTTGCCGCTCAGCTGGTGAAGAATTGTTGCGTTCCGTGCGCCTCGATCGCGTTCGCGAGCCTGGCGAGCGCGTGGACGTAGGCGGCACTACGGAGCGTCAGCCCACGCTCTTTGGAGAGATGCCAGATGGCATCGCCCTCGCGTTCCATTGTCGCCCGCAGGCGGGCGTGCACGTCATCGACAGGCCAGTAGTAGCCCTGTCTGTTCTGCACCCACTCGAAATACGAGACGGTCACACCGCCGGCGTTCGCCAGAATGTCGGGAAGTACGGTAACGCCACGACGACTGAGAATGGCGTCCGCCTCAGGGGTCAGCGGGCCGTTCGCGAGCTCGAGGACCACGCGCGCTCTGATTTCGGAGGCATTGCCCTCGTGTATCATGTCCTCCAAGGCCGCAGGCACGAAAAGATCGCACTCCGTCGCGACGATCTCGTCGGGGAGCAAGGAATGGATACCGTCGGGACCCGCGATGCTCGCGAGATCGCCAGACTGCTTCGCCCGCATGGCGCGGTGAAGATCGATGCCGGAAGAACAGTATATGGCGCTGCGGGAATCTGAGATTGCGACGATCCTATGTCCGTCCTCGGCGAGGAGACGCGCGATGTGCTGACCGGCGTTCCCGAAGCCCTGAACCGCGACGCGCGCGGAGGCGGGTAGTCCGAGTCGACTCGTGAGATGCCGCGTCAGGTAATAGCCACCTCGCGCCGTGGCATCCTCACGTCCGAGCGAGCCGCCGAGCGCCATGGGTTTGCCGGTAATTACGGCTGGGGCGGGCTCGCCGACGATCGAGGCGTATTCATCGGCCATCCACCCCATGATCATGGAATTCGTGTAGACGTCGGGCGCCGGGATGTCGCGATCCGGACCGATGACTTTTGCGAACGCCTGAATGTAGGCCCGCGACAGACGCTCCAGCTCCGACTTCGAGAGCGTCCGGGGATCGACGCGCACGGCTCCCTTTCCGCCGCCATAGGGCAGATCCATGACCGCGCACTTGAACGTCATCCAGAACGCGAGCGTTTCCACCTCCTCGGCGGTTGCATCCGGATGGAAACGAATGCCGCCCTTCGTCGGACCCCGGGTGTCGTCATAGCGACAACGCCACGCCATGAACGACTTGCGCGATCCGTCATCCATGCGGATCATCAGGCGAACCTTGGTCGTTTCGCGAGGGTATTTCAGCTTTTCCAAAACATCGGCGTCGAGATCGAGATGTTTTGCCGCTTCGTCCAGGCGAACGAGCGCCTGCTCGAACATCTTCTTATCCTGCAATATCGGGGTACTCCTGTGTTTCGCAGGCTCGGCGGGTGCGACGGCGGTGTGGCTTAGACCGGCTTTCGCGAGTTGCCCGTGATGTTCGCGAAGGCCCAGTCGAGCCAAGGGAACAGCGCCTCGAGGTCGGCGGTCTCGACGGTGGCGCCGCACCAGAGACGCAGGCCCGCGGGCGCATCGCGGTAGGCGCCGATATCGAGGGCGACGCCCTCGCGCTCGAGGGTCTCGACGATGCCGGAGGCCACGGCCGCCACCGCCGCGTCGCCCTTCGCCAGCACGTCCGGATCGGCGATCACGAGGCAGACGCCCGTGTTCGAGTAGGTCGCGGGATCGACCGCGAGGTGGCCGATCCAGGGCGTGCGCGCCACCCAGGCATGGACCGCGGCGGCGTTGGCGTCGGCCCGGGCGTGGAGCGCGTCGAGGCCGCCGATCGACTCGGCCCAGCGGAGCGTATCGATGTAGTCCTCGACCGCGAGCATTGAGGGCGTGTTGATGGTATCGCCCCGGAAGATGCCCTCGATGAGCTTGCCGCCCTTGGTGAGGCGGAACACCTTCGGCACCGGCCAGGCGGGCGTGTGGCTCTCGAGCCGCGCGACGGCGCGGGGCGAGAGGACGAGCATGCCGTGCGCGGCCTCGCCGCCCATCACCTTCTGCCAGGAGAAGGTGAGCACGTCGATCTTGTCCCAGGCGAGCGGCTGCGCGAAGGCCGCCGAGGTCGCGTCGCAGATCGTGATCCCCTCGCGGTCGGCCGCGATCCAGTCGCCGTTCGGAACCTTCACGCCCGCGGCGGTGCCGTTCCACGTGAAGACGACGTCGTTGTGCTTCGTGTCGATCGCCGAGAGGTCGGGCAGCGTGCCGTAGGGCGCCTTGTGGACCCGCGGCTCGATCTTCAGCTCGGAGAGCGCGTCGGTGACCCATTCGAGACCGAACGCCTCCCAGGCCGCGACCTCGACGGTGCGCTCGCCCAGCATGGTCCACATCGCCATCTCGACGGCGCCGGTGTCGGAGGCGGGCACGATGCCGATACGGTAATCGGCCGGCACGCGCAGCACCGTGCGGGTCAGATCGATCGCCTGCTTGAGCTTGGCCTTGCCGAGGCTCGAGCGGTGCGAGCGGCCGAGCGCGGCGTCCGAGAGGGCCTGGAGATTCCAGCCGGGGCGCTTGGCGCAGGGACCGGACGAGAAGTTCGGCACGCGCGGACGGGCGGCGGGACGGTCGGCCGCCGCCAATTCCATGCCGCGGGGAAGATCGCGGATCGGCTCGGTCATCACGTCCTGAGTGGGGCGAATGCGCAAATTCATCGGCTTGCCTCGATGGCGACTCTAGATGCCGCGTCACCGGATCGGATCGCGCCCTCGATACAGGCGGGAAGGCCCGTATCGGTCCAGTCGCCGGCGACGAGGAGGTTTCGGAACTCCGTGCGGGTTCGGGAACGGCGGCGCGCTGCGGCCGGCGTCGCGGCGAACGTCGCCCGCCTCTCGCGAACGACCTGCCAGGGCGGAGGCTCGTTCGGGGAAGTCGCCAGATCGAACCCGACGACCTGCTCTACTTCGGACCAGATGCGATACGCGAGATCTCGGCGGCCCATATGGCTCAGATCCGTCCCGCTGACGGTTACGGAGATCCGGTCCGGATAGACGAAGATCCAGTCGGCCAGCCCGTTCACAACGCCGACGACGCGTGGACCGCCGACCGGACGGTCCACGCGAAAGTGGATGTTCGCGATGCCTCGGTGCTCGACCGGAGCGTCGAGCGCCGGAACCAGATCCGTGGCGGGTTTCGGTGGAACCGCGAGGATGACCTGATCCTTCGGCCCCAAAGGCGTCACGTCGCCGTCGAAAACCAAGCCCGCGACACGGTTCTCCTCATATGCGAGACGATGCAGACGCCTGTTGAACCGGACGACCCCACCGCGCTCGCCGAGATACTTGAGCGCCGGATCGACGAAGGCCTTCGAGAGGCCGCCCTCGGCCACGACCGGTTTGCAGGCGCCTCCTCCGAGACCGAAGGTCTCCCGCAGAACCCGCGCGGCCATGGCCGCGTCGGCCTCCTTGGGATCGATGTTCAGCGCGGCCAGAAGGATCGGTCGCCAGAGGCGCTCGTAGAGCGGTCCTTCACAGCGTAGGACGTCCGATACCTTCGCGTCCCGTCTCGCCGACAGGAGCCGGAGGATCGCGGGATAGTCGACGATGCGGCTGTCTGGGACGCGTCGCCGAGGGACGAGCAGCCACCATGGCAAGCGTCCCTGGTTGATGTGCAGCGTCCAGCGCGTGCCGGCGGCGATGTCGATGAACGGGAACTCCGCGCTCGCGTGCTCGACGACGGCCGACCGGCCGCCGACGAGGTCCAGGTAGGCGAGCGCGGCGCCATTACCCGACAACGCGAGATGATTCCCGTTGTCGACGGTCATACCGAGCTGCGGATCACGGTAGGATCGGCATCGACCACCGGCATGGCCGGAGGCTTCGTGGACGATCACGGGGCGCCCGGCCTCCACGAGGCGCGCGGCCGCGGCGAGGCCGGACAACCCCGCGCCCACGATGTGAACGGCGCCTTGCATCGCGTTCGTTCCCGCTACCGGACGAGCACGTTGCGGAACTGCCAGGGATCCTTGGTGTCGATGTCCTCCGGGAACAGGCCCGGACGGTCGGCGAGCGGGGTCCAGTCGGTGTAGACGCCGACCACGGGCCCGAGATACGGCGTCTGGACCTCCAGGCAGCGGCGGAAATCCATCTCGTCGGCCTCGACGATGCCAGCCTCCGGATTCTCCAGCGCCCAGACCATACCGGCCAGCACCGCGCTCGTCACCTGAAGGCCGGTGGCGTTCTGGTAGGGGGCGATGCGGCGGGTCTCCTCAATGGAGAGCTGCGAGCCGTACCAGTAGGCGTTCTTCTTGTGGCCGTAGACGAGCACGCCGAGTTCGTCGATGCCGTCCACGATCTCGTTCTCGTCGAGGATGTGGTGGCGCTCCTGCACCTTGCCCGCGTTGCCGAACATCTCGTGGAGCGAGAGCACGGCGTCGTCGGCCGGGTGGTAGGCGTAGTGGCAGGTCGGGCGGAAGACGGGCCGATCGCCCTCGCGCACCGTGTAGTAGTCGGCGATGGAGATCGCCTCGTTGTGGGTCACCAGGAAGCCGAACTGGGCGCCCACCGTCGGCACCCAGGTGCGCACGCGGGTGTCGGCGCCGGGCTGGAGCAGGTAGATCGCGCAACGCGAGCCGGTCTCCTGCTCGCGGGCGTTGTCGGGCTTCCAGGTCTCGTGGGTGCCCCAGCCGAGCTCGGCCGGCTGGTTGCCCTCGGAGACGAAGCCCTCGACCGACCAGGTGTTGACGAAGACGCCGCGCGGCTTCGGGTTCCTGGCGCGCTGGGTGTCGCGCTCGGCGATGTGGACGCCCTTGACGCCGAGATCCCGCATCAGCGCGGCCCACTCGGCGCGCGACTTCGGCTCCGGCCGCTCCAGGCCGGTGTCCGCAGCGATGTTGAGGAGCGCCTGCTTCACGAACCACGAGACCATGCCGGGATTGGCGCCGCAGCAGGACACCGCCGTGGTGCCGCCGGGGCTCTGGGCGCGGGCGTCGAGGATGCGGCCTCTGAGCGCGTAGTTCGTACGTTCCGCCTGGCTGGCCTGAGCATCGAAGTAGAAGCCTGGCCAGGGCTCGGCCACGGTGTCGATGTAGAGCGCGCCGAGCTCGCGGCAGAGCTCCATGATCGCGCGGGAGGAGGTGTCGACCGAGAGGTTGACGCAGAAGCCCTGGCCGCCGCCCTCGGTGAGGAGCGGGGTCAGCACATCGCGGTAGTTCTCGGGGGTGAGCGCGACCGTCTCGAAGCGCAGGCCGTGCTTCTCGGCCAGAGCCTTGTGGGTGTCGACCGGGTCGATCACCGTGAAGCGGGCGCGGTCATACTCGAAGTGGCGCTCGATGAGCGGCAGGGTGCCCCGGCCGATCGAGCCGAAGCCGATCATCACGATGGGACCGCTGATGCGGCCGTGCATGGGCCAGCGCTGTTCTGTCATCTGTCTGTTCCAGTTTTAGAATGATCAGGCGCCGAAGCGCCGATTACGGGCGCGCGGCGGCTCCCGCTCCAGGCAAACCAGGCGAAGTGGGGGGAGTCTGGGGTGTGATCAGGGGCCGAGGATGATCTCGGTTAACCCCTGACAGTGGCGCGGACCGACGCCATCGACGTGGACGAGGCGTTCGATACCGATCGACGGATCGTGAAACGGCATGCTGTCGCCGATACCGAGTCCTAGAAGGGCGACTCCGAGCGAGCTGGCGGCAGAAAGTTCCTTATCCGGGTCGACCAAATCTCTGGGATGAACGAGGAAGTCCTCACGCGATACTGGTTCTTCGTCGAGCCTGTAGCGAACCAATCGGTTCAGGGAGACGACCCGCCCGGGCAGTTCTGGCGCCGCGCACAAAGTGGCGCGTTGCAGCTCCGACAACAGGAAGCCGATCTCCGGATCGTCATGACTCCCGGCCGCAAGGCCGAACGCCACCAACTGATCGAAATCGCGATTGGACACGGTAATTGGCGGTAAATCCCGAACCGCGCTCATCCTGACACCTCACAGCATGACCGCTCCGCTCGGCACGGCCGAGCGAAGTGGCTCCGCGCGCTTCCCTCGGAAGCCACGTGACGGAAAAAAGATGTGCTGGAGTTTTCACCCCTGGAGCAGGCCACGCCCGGGGAGGGCTGGCAGGGCACCAGGGCTTAAGTGCCTGCTTGCAGGCTGCCCGCACGCCCCAGGAGGCGTATGCTTTGAGCGCGGTTCGACATGATCGCACCGAGGATAGGCTAAGCCGTACGGGAGTCAAGCAAGGGCTACCCGGCCGCTCGTTCGACCTCGTTTTGGGACGACAGCCGAAGCGAATTGACAATGGCCTCCACTTCGCCAATGCTTGGCGTGTCATGTGCTCGCCGCTGCCCCATAATCGTGACCTGCTGCGCGCAGGTAGCCTGATCGCGGGCAAGTAGCCCCGAGCCACTGCGCGCGAACGCGCCCGGCTCGGGGATCGCGGAACATCGTGTGCCGTGGCGCCTGGTGGC is from Methylobacterium radiodurans and encodes:
- a CDS encoding Glu/Leu/Phe/Val family dehydrogenase, with the translated sequence MQDKKMFEQALVRLDEAAKHLDLDADVLEKLKYPRETTKVRLMIRMDDGSRKSFMAWRCRYDDTRGPTKGGIRFHPDATAEEVETLAFWMTFKCAVMDLPYGGGKGAVRVDPRTLSKSELERLSRAYIQAFAKVIGPDRDIPAPDVYTNSMIMGWMADEYASIVGEPAPAVITGKPMALGGSLGREDATARGGYYLTRHLTSRLGLPASARVAVQGFGNAGQHIARLLAEDGHRIVAISDSRSAIYCSSGIDLHRAMRAKQSGDLASIAGPDGIHSLLPDEIVATECDLFVPAALEDMIHEGNASEIRARVVLELANGPLTPEADAILSRRGVTVLPDILANAGGVTVSYFEWVQNRQGYYWPVDDVHARLRATMEREGDAIWHLSKERGLTLRSAAYVHALARLANAIEAHGTQQFFTS
- a CDS encoding phosphoserine transaminase, which encodes MELAAADRPAARPRVPNFSSGPCAKRPGWNLQALSDAALGRSHRSSLGKAKLKQAIDLTRTVLRVPADYRIGIVPASDTGAVEMAMWTMLGERTVEVAAWEAFGLEWVTDALSELKIEPRVHKAPYGTLPDLSAIDTKHNDVVFTWNGTAAGVKVPNGDWIAADREGITICDATSAAFAQPLAWDKIDVLTFSWQKVMGGEAAHGMLVLSPRAVARLESHTPAWPVPKVFRLTKGGKLIEGIFRGDTINTPSMLAVEDYIDTLRWAESIGGLDALHARADANAAAVHAWVARTPWIGHLAVDPATYSNTGVCLVIADPDVLAKGDAAVAAVASGIVETLEREGVALDIGAYRDAPAGLRLWCGATVETADLEALFPWLDWAFANITGNSRKPV
- the hpnE gene encoding hydroxysqualene dehydroxylase HpnE, which encodes MQGAVHIVGAGLSGLAAAARLVEAGRPVIVHEASGHAGGRCRSYRDPQLGMTVDNGNHLALSGNGAALAYLDLVGGRSAVVEHASAEFPFIDIAAGTRWTLHINQGRLPWWLLVPRRRVPDSRIVDYPAILRLLSARRDAKVSDVLRCEGPLYERLWRPILLAALNIDPKEADAAMAARVLRETFGLGGGACKPVVAEGGLSKAFVDPALKYLGERGGVVRFNRRLHRLAYEENRVAGLVFDGDVTPLGPKDQVILAVPPKPATDLVPALDAPVEHRGIANIHFRVDRPVGGPRVVGVVNGLADWIFVYPDRISVTVSGTDLSHMGRRDLAYRIWSEVEQVVGFDLATSPNEPPPWQVVRERRATFAATPAAARRRSRTRTEFRNLLVAGDWTDTGLPACIEGAIRSGDAASRVAIEASR
- a CDS encoding homospermidine synthase is translated as MTEQRWPMHGRISGPIVMIGFGSIGRGTLPLIERHFEYDRARFTVIDPVDTHKALAEKHGLRFETVALTPENYRDVLTPLLTEGGGQGFCVNLSVDTSSRAIMELCRELGALYIDTVAEPWPGFYFDAQASQAERTNYALRGRILDARAQSPGGTTAVSCCGANPGMVSWFVKQALLNIAADTGLERPEPKSRAEWAALMRDLGVKGVHIAERDTQRARNPKPRGVFVNTWSVEGFVSEGNQPAELGWGTHETWKPDNAREQETGSRCAIYLLQPGADTRVRTWVPTVGAQFGFLVTHNEAISIADYYTVREGDRPVFRPTCHYAYHPADDAVLSLHEMFGNAGKVQERHHILDENEIVDGIDELGVLVYGHKKNAYWYGSQLSIEETRRIAPYQNATGLQVTSAVLAGMVWALENPEAGIVEADEMDFRRCLEVQTPYLGPVVGVYTDWTPLADRPGLFPEDIDTKDPWQFRNVLVR
- a CDS encoding transcription elongation factor GreAB; translation: MSAVRDLPPITVSNRDFDQLVAFGLAAGSHDDPEIGFLLSELQRATLCAAPELPGRVVSLNRLVRYRLDEEPVSREDFLVHPRDLVDPDKELSAASSLGVALLGLGIGDSMPFHDPSIGIERLVHVDGVGPRHCQGLTEIILGP